DNA from Terriglobus tenax:
CGAATATCGATTCCCTGCCAACGGAAGAGATGCTGGCGCTGATGAACCGTGAAGACGCAGCCGTGATCACCGCCGTTGAGGCCGAAGTGCCGCGCATTGCTGCTGTGTTGGACGCGCTTGTTCCGCGAATTGTCGGTGGCGGACGGCTGTTTTATATCGGGGCCGGAACCTCGGGCCGCCTGGGCGTTCTGGATGCCTCGGAGTGCCCGCCGACCTTCAGCGTGTCTCCCACGCTGGTGCAGGGGCTGATCGCCGGTGGTGATTCCGCGCTGAGGAAGGCCGCCGAGAAGATTGAGGACTCGCCCGAGCTGGGCGCGAAAGACCTGGAAGCCGCCGGCTTTGCCGAAGGCGATACGCTGGTGGGCATTGCCGCCAGCGGACGCACGCCCTACGTGCTGGGCGCCATTGCCTGGGCCCGGTCGATTGGAGCGCTGACAGTGGGGTTCTCCTGCGTGCCGGACTCGCCTGTCTCCAAGGCCGCCGAACTGCAGATCACACCTGTTCCCGGCCCCGAAGTGCTGACCGGAAGCACGCGCATGAAGGCGGGTACTGCCACCAAGCTGGTGCTGAACATGATCACCACCGGGCTGATGATCAAGACCGGGCTGACGTACAGCAACCTGATGGTGAATGTGCAGCCCACGAATGAGAAGCTGGTGGACCGCGCCGAGCGCATCATCATGGAGATTGCAGAGGTGAACCATGACACCGCCACCGGCCTGCTGGCAGAGGCCGGCAACGTGAAGGTGGCCGTGGTGATGCAGAAGCTTGGGTTGTCCGTGGATGGAGCGGTGGCCAAGCTGCAGCATGCGGGCGGACGCCTGCGCGAGGCTCTGGAAACGGAGTGAAGTGGCAGTCGCTGACGCGACTGCTCTCTGAAAATGCAGGTCTCTTCGCTCCGGTCGAGATGACACAGAAAGACGGGAGACGAACTATAAGCCGAGCAGAGCGGAGTATGCCTGCTCGGCTTCGTCGTTGAAGACCACGAACAGAACGCGTTCAAGCTGTGCGGTGTATTCGTGCGCGCACACGGTGCGGACGGCAATCTCTGTCGCGAGCTTGACCGGGAAGCGGTAGATGCCGGTGGAGATGGCCGGGAAGGCGAGGGTCTGCACGCCATGGTCGCGTGCGAGATCGAGGCAGCGGCTGTAGCAGCTTGCCAGCAGAGCTTCTTCGTTCAGGCTGCCGCCGTTCCACACCGGACCCACCGTGTGGAAGACGAACTTTGCGGGCAGGCGGAAGCCGGGAGTGGCCTTGGCCTCTCCGGTCCTGCAGCCGTGGAGCTTGCGGCAGGCCTCCACCAGCTGCATGCCGGCGGCGCGATGGATGGCTCCGTCCACGCCTCCGCCACCGAGGAGCGACGAGTTGGCGGCGTTGACGATAGCGTCGACCGCCAGCCGGGTAATGTCTCCGCGATGGACTTCGAGCACTGCCATAGCTCTCTCAGATGCTATTCTCGCCCCATACAGGAGAAATTTTCATGCTGTCTCTTCGCCGCGCCGCCATTGGCCTGCTCTCGATCCTTGCCCCCCTTGCCTGCGCGCAGCAGGCGCAGAAGCCGTGGCCGGTGAAGGCCGTTATTGTCACGACCTTTGAGATCGGCAAGGATGAAGGCGACATTCCGGGGGAGTTCCAGCTGTGGGTGGAACGCGAGCACCTGACGGAGACCCTCGAGTTCCCCGGCGGCATCCATCCCATCCGCTCGAACAAGGACCACACGGTGCTGGGCATCGTCAGCGGGACGACGCTGGTGAATGCCAGCACCTCGCTGATGGCGCTGGGGCTTGATCCGCGCTTTGACCTGACGCAGGCGTATTGGCTGGTGAACGGCATTGCGGGCGTGGACCCCAGCGATGCGGGCATCGGATCGGCGGCGTGGGCCAACTACGTGATCAACGATATCTCCCGCTACATTGACCCGCGCGAGATGCCGAAAGACTGGTCGACGGGTTATTTCGCGATTGGCGCGCATGAGCCCAACAAACTGCCGCCGGCCGGTGGCGTGATCAACGACCGCGTGAACGCCTATGCGCTGAACCCAGGTCTGACCGCCTGGGCATACAAGCTGACCAAGGATACCGAGCTGCTGGATGACCCCAAGGTCGCCGAGTTCCGCAAGAGCTTCACCGGTTATCCCAATGCGCAGAAGCCGCCGTTTGTGCTGATCGGAGACAGTTTCGCGTCAGACAGCTACTGGCACGGCAAGCTGATGACTGACTTCGCCAATGACTGGGTGAAGCTGTTCACCGACGGGCAGGGCAACTTCGTGATGACGGAGATGGAAGACTCCGCCTTTGCCGAGGCCCTGAAGCGGCTGGAGCATATGAAGAAGGCCAACTTCAACCGGCTAATGGTGCTGCGCACGGGGTCAAACTTCTCCATGCCGCGGCCCGGGTATACGGCTATCCAGAGCGTGAACTCGCCGTACATTGGCACGCGGCCCGCCGTGGAGAACGCATGGCGTGTGGGCAGCAAGGCGCTGCATGAGATCACCAACAACTGGGACAAGTATGGCCCGCACGTTCCCGGCGAATAAGCTAGAAGTGTGAGTCTTACGCTTTCGTTTCCTGCTGATTGGAAGGCCCAGGTGTTGACCGGGCCTCCGCTGATAGCTCCTGCACGGCAGTTCACCTATCCTCGCGCGGTTGCGGGCGAAGAAGAGGCGCTGGCGCGTGGTGCGATGTATGCCACGGTAAAGCCCGCCACGGGGGGCGAGTTTCTGGCCACCTGCGCGCGGGGCTTTGCTGATGCTTCCCTGCCGAACGGTATCTGGAGCTGCCCCCGCCCGCAGGAGATCTGCCTGGTCTCCGGCGGTTATGCGTGCGTGGTGGATACGGCTGCCCCGGAGCAGGCGCTGCTGGTTCCGCAGCGCCCGGTCACAGAAGTACTGGTGTCGGTCGAGGCCGGGCTGCTGCTGTTCGCGGGCTTCCACACGGTGGTGGCTTACGGAGCCGGCGGCGTGGCATGGCAGACGAAGAAGCTGACATGGGAAGGCATGACCGGCCTGCGTGTGGAAGGCGCCACGCTGCACGGCGTGGGATGGGACATGATGGCCGACAAGGAGGTCCCCTTCGTGGTGGACCTGAAGACGGGAGAACACATCGGGGGCGGGTTTAAGGGCTAGGGCGGCTCCCGTCACGGCATGGCTTTATGCCGTGCCAATGGCGTGCAGAAAGACAAAGGGCTTTAGCCCCTGAGAGTGATCTACCTCAGCGGCTAAAGCCGGTTCTTTTTGTGGGTCTGTGCGGCATGGCTAAAGCCATGCCCTGACGATGGGCTTTACCTGGCCGGTTGAAGCTTGCGCCGTTCGGTTTCCAGATACGTGTAGCGGATGCGGTGGATCACCGTGATGGTGGACAGCACGGCCAGCACCCACAGAGCAGGAGCCATGGTTCCCCAGTGGTTGAACAGCGCGCCCAGGATGATGAGCACGATGCGCTCCGGGCGCTCCATGAAGCCGACCTTGCAGCTGCCGATCAGCGCCTCGGCGCGTGCGCGGGTGTAGCTGACCATGAGGCTGGTGGTCATGACGAACGCCGCCAGGAAGACGTAGAAGAACCGGTTGCCGCGCGCGTAGAAGACCAGAAGGCCGAAGAACAGAGCGACATCAGAGTAGCGGTCGATGACGGAATCGAAGAAGGCTCCGAAGACCGAGACCTGGTTGGTCTGGCGCGCGACGCGGCCATCCACCATGTCAAACAATCCGGCGCCAATGATGACCAGCCCGGCGTAGAGGAACATACGGTCAGCATTCGCGGCCCGTGCGTAGCCAAAGAAGAAGGCTGCCACGATGTTGATGATCAGGCCGATGAAGGTGAGCGTGTTCGGGGAGATGCGGGAGAGCGCCAGACCGTTGACGATCTTCTGCAGCAACCAGCCGCAGGCGCTTCCAAATGCACTTGTCCAGGTCATTATGTACCGTTTACTAGTCTAAATGCCCGGAGCGGAGAGGCCAAATCAATGCTGGATGGCATTCATGGTGGAAGGAGCTGCGGACCGGGTGAAGGTGTAGGCGTGACGGAACTTGTAGTCTTCTCCGGCCAGCTTCACTTCGCGCGTCATCTCCAGCAGATTGCGGGTGATCCGCAGGGTGGTGCGAACCTCGGCGGGCTTGTTGTTGTCGGTTCCCGTACCGCTGAGCACCAGCGTGCCGCGTCCGTTTTTCAGCTTCTCCAGGCCGGTGATGGCGGAAGGGTCGGGCTTCCCGGTCTCGCTCTGCGAGATGTAGAGCGCTTTCGCGGGGTCGATGGTGACCAACGAGGACTCAACGACCGTCTTGGTTGGGCCGTCATCGTAGATGTAGGAGAAGCGCAGACCGTTCCCCTCGGGATGGATGCGCAGCCAGGTGGGCAGCTTCACGCGGCCATCCGACTGGTAGTCACGGTATTCCAGAACGCCTGTCCACTCGCCGGTGAGAGCGGTGTAGATCTCCTGCTGCTGGCTGGCGGTGGTGGGGGGTTGGGCGGTTGCCAGGTACACGTTGCCAGTTGCTAGAACGAGGGCGAGGAGGAGCGTCTTCATGATGGAAGGGAGTACGCCGGGGACGGATGTTCGGTTCCGTTGGAGATGGGTAACGTTTCTTATAGGGCGCACTTTCAGTGCTTTTTCTCTGTCTTTGGCTTGTGACCTGGGGCGTTGCCCCAGGCTGGTATGGATGGGGCCTTTGGCCCGCCGGTTTTCCCGGGCATCCGCATCCCACCCATCCGCTGCGCGTATGGAGGGGGCACCCAGAGTGGTGGCTCACCGCCCACCCTAGCGTTGCGAGGGTGGGGCACCCGGGTTAGGGGAAAGGGGGGCAGGATGCAAGGGGTTAGGGATTAGGGGCAAGAGAAAAGCAGATCCCTTCGCTGCGCTGCGGGATGACAAACAAGAAAGGCAGTGGCTGTCGAACCCACCCTAGCGTTGCGAGGGTGGGGCACCCGGCAGATGCGGGGTTCCCACCCATCCGCTGCGCGTATGGATGGGGCACCCGGAGTCTTCATGATGAAAGGAAGTGCGCGATGCCCAGAACGTAGGTTCCCCGTTAATCAGGAAGATTTGATCTGTAATTTTGCGTGTTCTGCCATCCAGTAGGCCTTGCGCACTTCACTCTCCGGAGCCGCGTTCAAAACGGCTTCGCAGTCGCAAAACCCACCCTTTGAACGAAGGACAGACAGCACATCCTCTTGCGCATCTTTATCGTGCCCTAAATTGGTAAGCAGACGCAGCGATACGGAGAAATCGTGGATACAACGCGATTCCTCCATCTTTCCGGTCGGATAAATCTCTGTCTCCAACTGCGAGAAGAAATTCTGGCGTTCCAATACGGCCATGACATCAGGAGCAATGTCTTCGACAAATTGATCGAAGTCAAAGTCCTTTGCCATCTCAGTTACTCCGCCGAATCGTGAATGGTGGTGAGCTTCAGCACTTCCAGCTCGCGCTTGCCGCCGGGGGTTACCACGGTGGCGATGTCGCCGACTTCCTTGCCGACCAGCGAACGACCGATGGGCGAGGTGGTGGAGATCAGTCCCAGGGTCACGTCGGACTCTTCGCTGGTGACCAGCTTGTAGGTAATCTCTTCATCCTTGCTGGAATCAAACACCACAACGGTAGAACCGAAGCCGACCTTGTTGTGCGGAATGTTGGCCAGGTTGACCATCGACAGCTCGGCCATGCGCTTCTTCAGCTGGCCCAGGTGGGCGTTGACGAATTCCTGGCGCTGCTTGGCGGAATGGTACTCCGCGTTTTCACTCAGATCGCCCAGGGCGACGGCACGCTTGATCTCTGCCGGCAGCTCGGTGGTCAGCTCATACTCCAGCGCCTTGATCTGTTCTTCGAGTCTCTTTTTGATGTGCTCAGGCATCTTCGCTTCAGGCCTTTGAAATGAAATACAGCGCATCCACTCGCGCTGTTGGAACCACGCGAGGGCAGCGCCCACATGCGGCATTCGTTCGGAACACTGATTATACGACGGGTGGGCGAAGCCGGGCCTCGAGGTACGACCTCTCAGCCAGGTAGCTCTCCAGCAGAACGATGGCCGCCACCTGGTCCAGCACCAGCTTGCGATTGCCGGTTCCGTAGCCGGACTGGTTCAGCCGCTGGTGAGCCTCCTGCGTGGTCAGGCGTTCGTCAAAATAAACCACCTGCATGCCACTGGCAGCCGCTACGGCGTCACCGAACGCGCGCGCGGCCAGCGCCTGTTTGCCTTCCGTGCCATCCATATTGCGGGGCAGGCCGGCCACCAGTTCCGCCACCTGGTGCTTACGCAGCAGGCGGGCGATGTTCTTCGCGTCCTCTTTCAGCTTGGTGCGGCGCAGGGTGAACAGGGGTTCGACGGCGTCACCCACGCCGGTGGTCATCGCCAAGCCGACGAAGGTATCCCCGATGTCCATGGCCAGAATGCGGTGGGTGGGTACGTCCATTCCGTCCACTGTAGCCCTTCCGGCAAGGAAAAATCTGCCGCGGGTTGCATCCTTTTTTCTTCGCTGCGGCTGGAACGACGCGAAAAACCTATTGAATTCAATGAGTTATATTTGGCCCGCGAGATGCAGCAGATATTAAAAACCAGGCGAAGGAGATTCCCGCGCAACATGATCCTCCATCCTGCGACGGCTACCTGTCCAAACTGCGGCCAAGGCCGCTTCCACCGCCGCGCCAGCGCGAATGCGTGGCAACGTTATATGTGTCAGATCTTCCGGCTCTTTCCGTGGGAGTGCGACAAGTGTGCCCGTTCGGTCTACAGTCGTGACCGCGGCGATGTCCGCTACAACCCCAAGGTGGATGGCCTGAGCCGCGCCGCTGTGCATGACCGCGTGATCCGCAGCGAACGCTCCGACTCCTGGGCCGCCTGACCCAACACCTGCTCTGGCACGATGCCCGGATGCCGCTTTGACGGCATGCCGGGCATTTGCCATTTCAGACCCCTACTTTGACTTCGGCTTGATCGGCGTGGTCGTGGTGTGGGCGTAGTTCAGCACGGTGGCAACGACATACTTCTCCGCCGTGGCCATACCGGGCATCTTGCCCTTGCCCTCAATCACAAAGTATTCGTTCGCCGCATGAGCGCGCCCGCCGGCGGAGAAGCTGCCGAAGGTCATTCCCATGGGGATGGAAACACTGCCCACCTTCTCGCCTACCTCGCCATCCGTAAACAGGTACGAGGGCCAGTACCCTCCAGCGACGGGGCGGTCCGTGATCATGGGAGCATCCGGTGAGACAAAGCCGATCTTGTCTCCGGCAGGCTTTTTCTCTTCCTTGTTGGGATCGGTGCCCATGAACATGCTCATGGTGTCCATGGCATTCATGCCCAGCATCGCCATGGTCTGGTTATGAGCAGAGCTGATGTCGTTCTTCGGGTCAGAGCCGCGCGACCATGGCACGTCGCCAATGAGTTTCACTTCGACGTCCTTATAGCCGTTGGCATCCAGTTGCGAGCGCAGTTTCTTCACCAGGTCCAGGCCGTTCATCTTCGGGACGTAACGAATATTGTGCTTGGAGGTGATCTTGTTAGGCAGGATGGCTCCGGCGCCGCCGGCGTACATGTTACCGCCCCAGATGCCATCCAGGTTGAAGCTGGTGCCGTATTGCAGGTCCTGGAGCATCTTTGCGGGATCGTCCGCCATAAAGCGGGCCAGGCCGATGGCCTTCGCCGCGTCCGCAAGATTCATCTTTGCGCCGGCCATCTTCAGACGCGCCAGCTGCTCCGGCGTAGGCTTTTCCATGTTGTCGAAGAAGCCCTTGATCTTCGGCGTGTTGCCATCCTCCGAGATGAGTTTGGAGAGCATGGTGATATGCCGCCACGCGGGCGAGTCGGCCGCGCGCTTCCAGATGCCATGAACATCCGAGACGGTGGGGCCACGGCCCCACTTCGTGCCGCTGGTCGTGAGCTCCACATAGACGCAGCCTTCCGACGGTCCACCGGCGTAAAGAGCGTCGGCTTCCTTGAAGAGGTCGGAGTGCTGCTTCATGAACTGGCGAAGGCCAATGGACATGCGCTCTTCATCGCCCTCGGCAACGAAGATGATGTTGACCGGGAGCTTTCCTCCCATTGTCTCCTTGAGCGACATGAGCGCATTGAGAGTAACCATCTGGCTGCCCTTGGTGTTGACTGCGCCGCGGGCCACCATTACCTTGGCGGCCGCTGGTACTCCGGCCACCTCACCGGGCACGATACGTCCTTCAAACGGCGGAGCCACCCAGAGGTCAGGCTGTGTGACCGGCATGGTGTCGTACATCCAGTAGAAGACCAGTGTCTTGGGTGCGTTGAAGTTGCAGTTGGCGTAGACCACGGGATTGCCCGGCGTGCCGTACTCCGTAATGCCCACGTCGTAGACGCGGGTCTGCTGGCAGCCGAACTTGTCAAAGAAGCCCTTCACCATCTCGGCAGACTCGGGAATGCCTTCACCGGAGTTGGAGATGGAGGGCTGCTTGATCCAGTTCTGCAGGTTCACCACATGCTCGTCGATGTGGGCATCAATGTAGTCGAAAGCCTTCTTCGCTTCTGGAGCGAGCTTCGATTCATCCCACTTGATGGTCTCGTCGCCGTGGGGACGGATGCCGAGCTTTGGCGCGGAACTGCTTGCGATGGGCACCCCGGAAGGCTTGCTGTTACAGCCCGCAGCAAGGACGAGAAGACAGACGGAGACAGCGGCAAAAGCGGACCTGCGCATGAACAACACCTCTGGGTAAGGAAGTGGACTGCGGGACTGCGTACGGCTGGGTTGTCAGTTGGCGTTCTTTCAGAAGATGAAAGGAACTTCAACGTAGCGTGATTCGCGGCGGAAAGTCAATGCTGCGGGGCGGGGAAGAAATTCCCCGCCGGGAATGATTTTCCCGACGCCGGATACGTTGGGGAGTCGCTCAGAATCGCGG
Protein-coding regions in this window:
- a CDS encoding purine nucleoside permease → MLSLRRAAIGLLSILAPLACAQQAQKPWPVKAVIVTTFEIGKDEGDIPGEFQLWVEREHLTETLEFPGGIHPIRSNKDHTVLGIVSGTTLVNASTSLMALGLDPRFDLTQAYWLVNGIAGVDPSDAGIGSAAWANYVINDISRYIDPREMPKDWSTGYFAIGAHEPNKLPPAGGVINDRVNAYALNPGLTAWAYKLTKDTELLDDPKVAEFRKSFTGYPNAQKPPFVLIGDSFASDSYWHGKLMTDFANDWVKLFTDGQGNFVMTEMEDSAFAEALKRLEHMKKANFNRLMVLRTGSNFSMPRPGYTAIQSVNSPYIGTRPAVENAWRVGSKALHEITNNWDKYGPHVPGE
- the murQ gene encoding N-acetylmuramic acid 6-phosphate etherase, with the protein product MPIDSVQLASIPTESRNPRTTNIDSLPTEEMLALMNREDAAVITAVEAEVPRIAAVLDALVPRIVGGGRLFYIGAGTSGRLGVLDASECPPTFSVSPTLVQGLIAGGDSALRKAAEKIEDSPELGAKDLEAAGFAEGDTLVGIAASGRTPYVLGAIAWARSIGALTVGFSCVPDSPVSKAAELQITPVPGPEVLTGSTRMKAGTATKLVLNMITTGLMIKTGLTYSNLMVNVQPTNEKLVDRAERIIMEIAEVNHDTATGLLAEAGNVKVAVVMQKLGLSVDGAVAKLQHAGGRLREALETE
- a CDS encoding CDP-alcohol phosphatidyltransferase family protein, with the protein product MTWTSAFGSACGWLLQKIVNGLALSRISPNTLTFIGLIINIVAAFFFGYARAANADRMFLYAGLVIIGAGLFDMVDGRVARQTNQVSVFGAFFDSVIDRYSDVALFFGLLVFYARGNRFFYVFLAAFVMTTSLMVSYTRARAEALIGSCKVGFMERPERIVLIILGALFNHWGTMAPALWVLAVLSTITVIHRIRYTYLETERRKLQPAR
- a CDS encoding M20/M25/M40 family metallo-hydrolase, producing the protein MRRSAFAAVSVCLLVLAAGCNSKPSGVPIASSSAPKLGIRPHGDETIKWDESKLAPEAKKAFDYIDAHIDEHVVNLQNWIKQPSISNSGEGIPESAEMVKGFFDKFGCQQTRVYDVGITEYGTPGNPVVYANCNFNAPKTLVFYWMYDTMPVTQPDLWVAPPFEGRIVPGEVAGVPAAAKVMVARGAVNTKGSQMVTLNALMSLKETMGGKLPVNIIFVAEGDEERMSIGLRQFMKQHSDLFKEADALYAGGPSEGCVYVELTTSGTKWGRGPTVSDVHGIWKRAADSPAWRHITMLSKLISEDGNTPKIKGFFDNMEKPTPEQLARLKMAGAKMNLADAAKAIGLARFMADDPAKMLQDLQYGTSFNLDGIWGGNMYAGGAGAILPNKITSKHNIRYVPKMNGLDLVKKLRSQLDANGYKDVEVKLIGDVPWSRGSDPKNDISSAHNQTMAMLGMNAMDTMSMFMGTDPNKEEKKPAGDKIGFVSPDAPMITDRPVAGGYWPSYLFTDGEVGEKVGSVSIPMGMTFGSFSAGGRAHAANEYFVIEGKGKMPGMATAEKYVVATVLNYAHTTTTPIKPKSK
- a CDS encoding DUF2695 domain-containing protein codes for the protein MAKDFDFDQFVEDIAPDVMAVLERQNFFSQLETEIYPTGKMEESRCIHDFSVSLRLLTNLGHDKDAQEDVLSVLRSKGGFCDCEAVLNAAPESEVRKAYWMAEHAKLQIKSS
- a CDS encoding GreA/GreB family elongation factor encodes the protein MPEHIKKRLEEQIKALEYELTTELPAEIKRAVALGDLSENAEYHSAKQRQEFVNAHLGQLKKRMAELSMVNLANIPHNKVGFGSTVVVFDSSKDEEITYKLVTSEESDVTLGLISTTSPIGRSLVGKEVGDIATVVTPGGKRELEVLKLTTIHDSAE
- a CDS encoding O-acetyl-ADP-ribose deacetylase yields the protein MAVLEVHRGDITRLAVDAIVNAANSSLLGGGGVDGAIHRAAGMQLVEACRKLHGCRTGEAKATPGFRLPAKFVFHTVGPVWNGGSLNEEALLASCYSRCLDLARDHGVQTLAFPAISTGIYRFPVKLATEIAVRTVCAHEYTAQLERVLFVVFNDEAEQAYSALLGL
- the ruvX gene encoding Holliday junction resolvase RuvX encodes the protein MDVPTHRILAMDIGDTFVGLAMTTGVGDAVEPLFTLRRTKLKEDAKNIARLLRKHQVAELVAGLPRNMDGTEGKQALAARAFGDAVAAASGMQVVYFDERLTTQEAHQRLNQSGYGTGNRKLVLDQVAAIVLLESYLAERSYLEARLRPPVV